In Elaeis guineensis isolate ETL-2024a chromosome 1, EG11, whole genome shotgun sequence, a genomic segment contains:
- the LOC105061007 gene encoding protein FERTILITY RESTORER RF2, mitochondrial, which translates to MMQSLSATIASPSVYLPTFTTTSMRSLGNRRLQHTPYDLGLPATQSQPFQQKRTISFPRRLPSTARICAASLKASCAAAQTQTVQRQSSTISVNPIKGKEKLPKLDDGGTGFPPRNDGGGGGGGGGGHKWSGGFYFFAFLVFLDYLKDLERE; encoded by the exons ATGATGCAGTCATTGAGTGCAACCATAGCGTCACCAAGTGTATATCTGCCTACTTTTACAACCACATCCATGAGGTCTTTAG GCAACAGGAGGCTACAACATACCCCATATGATCTCGGACTACCTGCCACACAATCTCAGCCATTTCAGCAGAAACGGACAATTTCATTTCCTCGAAGATTGCCTTCCACTGCAAGGATTTGTGCAGCTTCTTTG AAAGCAAGTTGTGCAGCAGCGCAAACCCAAACTGTGCAACGTCAATCATCAACTATTAGTGTCAATCCCATTAAAG GGAAGGAGAAGCTACCGAAGCTGGATGATGGAGGTACAGGCTTCCCTCCACGAAATGATGGCGGCGGTGGAGGTGGTGGCGGTGGTGGGCATAAATGGTCAGGTGGATTCTACTTTTTTGCTTTCCTTGTTTTCCTAGATTATCTGAAGGATCTAGAGAGAGAGTGA
- the LOC105061046 gene encoding gallate 1-beta-glucosyltransferase-like translates to MRAVSMGEQNLSLPHVLLVSFPGQGHVNPLLRLAKRLAAKGLFVTFSSTDIIGHRIASATKNSADPGDAVPVGRGKLRFEFYPDGWDPEDPRHRDLATRMPHLRDVGVPALANLIRRFADAGQPVSCVVNNPFIPWVLDVATDMGIPCAVLWVQSCAVFSTYYHFHHSLAEFPSDAHPDVSVTLPGIPTLRPEDLPSFLLPSNPYRPVTDAILQQFQNLSKATWVLVNTFEELESDAIKAISEVSPLIPVGPLVEANDGEESQKAIKGDLFKAADCMEWLDAQDPLSVVYVSVGSVVILSREEMEEMACALKNIGRPFIWVVRDDCRNLLPENFVEETREKGMVVGWSPQDRVLAHGSVACFVTHCGWNSTLEALTSGVPVVAYPQWGDQLPDAKFLVDVYRVGVRLGAPAKREEMERCVEEVTTGPEAEGMRKRAVVWREAARKALAEGGSSDRNIQAFVDEIRRGAGSAYGV, encoded by the coding sequence ATGAGAGCTGTCAGTATGGGAGAGCAGAACCTCTCTCTACCTCACGTCTTGCTGGTCTCCTTCCCGGGCCAAGGCCACGTCAACCCCCTCCTCCGCCTCGCCAAGCGCCTCGCCGCCAAGGGCCTCTTCGTCACCTTCTCCTCCACCGACATCATCGGCCACCGCATCGCGTCCGCCACCAAGAACTCCGCCGATCCCGGCGACGCCGTGCCGGTAGGCCGCGGCAAACTACGCTTCGAATTCTACCCGGATGGCTGGGACCCCGAAGACCCCCGCCACCGCGACCTCGCCACCCGCATGCCCCACCTCCGCGACGTCGGGGTCCCCGCCCTCGCCAACCTCATCCGACGCTTCGCTGATGCCGGCCAACCGGTGTCGTGCGTCGTCAACAACCCGTTCATCCCCTGGGTGCTTGACGTGGCCACCGACATGGGCATCCCCTGCGCCGTCCTCTGGGTGCAGTCCTGCGCCGTCTTCTCCACTTACTACCACTTCCACCACTCCCTCGCCGAGTTCCCCTCCGACGCCCATCCCGACGTGTCCGTGACTCTCCCCGGCATTCCCACACTGAGGCCCGAGGATCTCCCATCCTTCCTCCTTCCATCCAATCCGTACAGACCAGTGACCGACGCGATCCTCCAGCAGTTCCAGAACCTCTCCAAGGCGACATGGGTGCTGGTCAACACCTTCGAGGAGCTCGAAAGCGATGCAATCAAGGCCATCTCCGAGGTGTCGCCGCTCATCCCGGTAGGCCCGCTTGTGGAGGCTAACGACGGCGAGGAGTCGCAGAAGGCCATAAAGGGGGACTTGTTCAAGGCGGCCGACTGCATGGAGTGGCTCGACGCGCAGGATCCGCTGTCCGTGGTCTACGTATCGGTGGGGAGCGTCGTGATTTTGAGCCGGGAGGAGATGGAAGAGATGGCCTGCGCGCTAAAGAACATCGGCCGGCCGTTCATTTGGGTGGTGAGGGACGATTGCCGGAACCTCCTCCCAGAGAATTTCGTCGAGGAGACCAGGGAGAAGGGAATGGTAGTCGGGTGGAGCCCCCAGGACCGAGTGCTGGCTCACGGCTCGGTGGCGTGCTTCGTGACGCACTGCGGCTGGAACTCCACACTGGAGGCGCTGACGTCCGGAGTGCCGGTGGTGGCGTATCCCCAGTGGGGGGACCAGCTGCCGGACGCCAAGTTCTTGGTAGATGTTTATCGGGTCGGTGTACGGCTGGGGGCGCCGGCGAAGCGGGAGGAGATGGAGAGGTGCGTTGAGGAGGTGACGACGGGGCCGGAGGCGGAGGGAATGAGGAAGAGGGCGGTGGTGTGGCGGGAGGCGGCGAGGAAGGCGTTGGCCGAGGGCGGCTCTTCCGACCGGAATATTCAGGCCTTTGTGGATGAGATCCGGAGGGGGGCTGGTAGTGCGTATGGGGTTTAG